AAGCACAGACTGCACAAGACTCAAACTGTTCTTGAGACGTGGGAGGGGTGGTTGCTATACCTTGTACTGACTGAGATCACGGAGCTCTGCGTCGAGACGAACCagctctgtctccttctccgtTAACTGCTTCATCAGCTCTACAACAGCGGAAATGGGAAGACGAGGTACATGTACGGGAAAGTATATCGGGTTTTCCATTTTAATAGCATTATGTCATAAAATGAATGTACCAATAAATTGACGGCTCAGCTCATTAATGCGTTTTTGTTGTATGCATTCACATTACCTCTCCGATTGGCCCATTTGATTAGTTTTCCCTTACCATTGGTCCGTCCCTggagctcctccccctgtcgCTTCAGGTCCATGTGACCCGGGTGGTCAGTGGAGCTGCCCATCAAACTCTGAAGCCTCTGGTGTCTCTTGGATTGGTAGGCAATGTACTCTTGCTGGTTggggaagagtgagagaggtgtACGGatagacggggagagagaggtttaaGTCTTCATTGTGTAACTTAGTCTTCGTGTGTAACTAAGTCTTCAGTGTGTAACTTAGTATTCAGTGTGTAACTAAGTCTTCAGTGTGTAACTAAGTCTTCAGTGTGTAACTTAGTATTCAGTGTGTAACTAAGTCTTCAGTGTATAACTTAGTATTCAGTGTGTAACTTAGACCTAAGTAAGTTCCTTAGTCTTCATTGTGTAACTAAGTCTTAAGTGTGTAACTAAGTCTTCAGTGTGTAACTAAGTCTTCAGTGTGTTAGTTAGTCTTCAGTGTGTAACttagtattcattatttaaattAGCCTCAGTGTGTAACTTAGACCTAAGTAAGTTACTTAGTCTTCAGTGTGTAATTAAGTCTTATTGTGTAACTAAGTCTTCACTGTGTAAATAAGTCTTCAGTATTTAAGTTAGTCTTCAGTAAGTTACTCAGTCTTCAGAGTGTAACTAAGTCTTCAGTGTGTAACTTAGTCTTCAGTGTGTAACTAAGTCTTCAGTGTGTAACTAAGTCTTCAGTGTGTAACTAAGTCTTCAGTGTGTAAATGTTACTGACACTCTCCAGACGAGTCTGATCCACTTCTCTTTGTAAAGACTGATTTTCACAAATCCTGGAATTTAAGGTTAAGTTATCACTTATGTACGCATGTTGAATCAAATAATTTCCCAGAATTCCAAAGCAATCTATGATGTAAATAGTTATTAATATACACTGTGGTACACTATGGATCCGTTGAATAATGAAGGATACAGCCATTCTTTTCTGTTCTTCAAGTTGTTCCACATATCCCTCAGTTTTTCATACCTGTAGGTGAtacacaaaaactgaaaaatgtTGCTTCAACAAAGGAAAATACAATGGACACACAACGGATAATATAACATTATATTCATCATAGACAGATGGCTTACTCGATATGCAGCAGAGCTTCTCTGGCACGGTCTTGTTCAGCGTTCATTCCCTCTCCAACCTTTTTAGGGGCCGACTTTTTTCCAGATTTCTTTTTCTTAGGGGCCATCTGGtacatattcatacacacatgcgcacacactgtTAAACTAAACTACGGGCTATGCAGTTTTGCTGACTGCTGGAGCGCTTTCAAATCAGTGCATGTTACATGAaaatacacaaccacaccacacgTGAAAGTACGCTGGACAAAAACACCTAGCCGTTGTaatggtaataataatattacagaTTTAATACAAAACAAGACCCATAGCTCACCGTCGTTGATGACCTCAGACTGAACAGAGGTGTTGCCAAGAGAACGCTAAACAACTCAACTCCCACCGCGGAAGTACTGTGTTGTTTACGATAGATTATGTTAAGGTAAATCACTAGATATTCTTCGTCTATACCATCAATATGGGCAATGGATGCATATATTGACGTGATGAGATGTATTATTTCCACTTCAACTTAATACCTCCTATCAGTTCACGATCGGTTGAATCTAATCGGTCTTTTCAGCCGCCTTTCATTTGCTCTGCGCGTCTACGGGCGTAATTACG
This is a stretch of genomic DNA from Gadus chalcogrammus isolate NIFS_2021 chromosome 17, NIFS_Gcha_1.0, whole genome shotgun sequence. It encodes these proteins:
- the ccdc166 gene encoding uncharacterized protein ccdc166 yields the protein MAPKKKKSGKKSAPKKVGEGMNAEQDRAREALLHIEYEKLRDMWNNLKNRKEWLICENQSLQREVDQTRLESQEYIAYQSKRHQRLQSLMGSSTDHPGHMDLKRQGEELQGRTNELMKQLTEKETELVRLDAELRDLSQYKGAEQQCVSRLGELREERPGLQRHHRDVLRGLQAHLLSERERSEGRARQAFHTAVLTASREVLLSQQSHNKQVLEENERLIAELQQLIEKARLLRDRQGHLRTTRDPLLLEREYTSALMRRRDP